In the Eretmochelys imbricata isolate rEreImb1 chromosome 20, rEreImb1.hap1, whole genome shotgun sequence genome, GACAAATTCCTGGCTGAGTGGAGTTTGAGCGGGTCTTGActtatgggaaactgaggcacatatatGAAATTATGCACCCCGTGGATGGTGAGGATTACTTAGTGTTTGTAAGAGTTCTATGGTTTATAAACAAAAAAGTTTCCAGCTCCTGGGAAAGCAAGTTCATTGTCTCAGTCCTGCCTACAAGCTGCCTCAGTCCAATAATTACTGGAATCACAATTTTATACAGCAGTGGTCTTGCCAAAGAGTGTGGAAGAACAATACTTACCAAATATGCAACAAAGCACAGGTAGGCAACACAGACAACGGCTGCAACCACATACAAGGCAAGGTGTCCCAATGCGCTGACATAGACCACCACAAAATACATGTTAATGGAGCAGACAATGAGAATGAGCACACCGCCAGCGATCTTCCAGCCTCTGAAAGGGAAGCCAAAAGAAACGGGATTACAGGGGCattttgggggagagggatgtTTCTATTTTCCATGGTGTTTGGAGGGAACACTTCTTCTAATGTAAATGCCAAGACTCTGAAAATAAAGTCACCAGAATAGAAACTTTCATTGAACGGCACTGACACTTTTCTAATAGGGTTGCTACTTTTAGACTCAAAACACAGACTAGATAAAGGGACAAGAAAAGATGTAAAGACAGAGCTCAGGAAGCAACAAACACACACCAGTTTCTAGCAGTGACATATTGGGCACCACTCCAAGGAGAGTGAGTTGTCAAACAGGTCTTGGGGAGACTGGGCTATGTATAAGAAGCTTAGAAGTAGAAAAACTCTAATACTGTTTGGGGAATAAAAACAATTCACACGTTTTTGTGAACAGCTAACTCTGCTTAACTGAACTGAGGGAGGAAGAaatgcctagtggttagggtgccAGCCTGGACTTGGGAGACTTGGTTCTTCTACTTTGCCACAAagttcccatgtgaccttgggcaagtcacttagcctctcaaTTCCCCATATGTAAAGTGGGGATAAAACTCCCCCCTACCTCAGAGGGTGTTgcgagaataaatacattaaagattggggTCGGATATCACATTTGTTGGGACCAAACACCCAAGATAGACATCAGTATTCAGGGCTAAATCAAATGGTTTTAAATCAGGAAAAGGTCAGGCAGGTGGGATTCTTTTCATACTTACAGTCCATTGGCAAAGTCATTCATCACAGGGTGTAGGCTGGTGAACGTGAGGACTGGGAttaaagcaaagggaagctggaaTAAGGCAACAAGATGCAGGAGATTAGGGCTGGGACTTTGTTCAcgtaaaaaacccacccaaagtTTGTTTATACACAATAATTTTTCTCTTTAGCTATTGAAAGTGTGTCACCTAAGAGACCTCTCACGGCTAGAAATGGGAAGCAGTTTAAAGCCACAGATGGTGCTTTCCCACCTCCCCTCAACAAAGAGATTCTTCAGTGAAAGAATCCAGAAGCTTTATTTAAAGAAGCatgaccccacagtatttttccttctctcttcatAGCTGAAATAGGAGTTATTTTCTATGCTGGGATATGGACTGTATCATTCTTGAGTGCGAGGAGCACGTTTCAGACAAGAACCATTGGAAGCTAAAATTCTTCTACTCCGAGAACTTAATTCGACAGTTCCCATTCTCCATTTTACAACGGGAACAAGGCACCATAAATACATATCTAGGTTGTTGCAGAGCTGGAAACTTGAGGAGAATTGGACCAGCCAGGAAACTTGTTATTTTTTTATGACTTTTAAATGTAAGCAAGGTATAAATGTAACCCTGTTTAAATATGGTTCTTGCTCTTTGTAAATATTCAAGTGGTGCTCAGATAATCCAGTGAGAGGCATATAAGAGCCAAGAAGTAATTTACCTGTTCTATAACTCagaggttctcaatctttttctttctgaggccttcccaccatgctataaaaactccacggcccagctGTATCACAACAATTGTGCTTCTACATATAAAACCCAGgcccagcattagggggtagcaagcagggtgATTGCCCGGGGCCCCACATCACAGGGGGCACTCTGAAGCTAAGTtgttcaggctttggcttcagccccaggtggtggggcttggtgcccccggctgcagccccatgcagcaggacttgggctttctgccctgggcccctaGTGACTCTAACACCGGccatgcttggcggaccccctgaaatctgctcacagccccctagggggctccggacctctggttgagaaccactggtataaccAATGTTGGCCACAGTCCACAAGCAGCTACAGATCAGGGGCAGATCCTACATTCACTGCTGCTGGAAAACCCAATTCTGATGGCAGCTGCTGCCATTTACAGGTCTCTCCCGCTCCCCTCCATACTTGAGCTCTCTGCACTCACGACCCCTCAGCCAACCACTTTACAGAAATGTTTATAAGTGGGCCAACAGAAGGCCCTAAACCCAACACCAGTAGTGACTAAGAGGTTGGTTCTGAACGAGGAATTGCTAGTAGCTAACAGCCGCTCACCTGTAAGCTCTGAAGAACGTTTAGGAAGTCATTCATCCCAGTCAGGTGTTCAACATCTTGAAAAATGGCAACCAGCAGGGTTGGAGTGATGGCAATGGAGCGGGTCAAAATCACTCGAGCAAAACGTGACCACTTCAGGTTGAGGAATCCCTTCGAGGAGAGAAACGGAAGAGCTGCTGTTGCTACAGTGCAACATTCCACAGAGTTAAACTGTAACAGGGGGAAAGGGAATGATCTACTACAGGGTGAGTTTTTTCTCTTAAAGAAACCTGAGTTAGGCTGGAATTTTCCAAGACTTAAGAGTCTGGCACGTGGGTCAGTAGCAGGAAAGTCTGATCCTGCAGCAAACTACATGACCAGGAAAGGAACCCAGGCCTCCACTGACCATCTCAACTTCAGGGGATTacaaggggaagggggaaaacacaGACATAAGCCGGCACAGCTGTAGAGTCACATACCTCCATGACAAACTGCCCAGAGTAGGTCCCAGTCATTGTTGAACTCTGACCTGCAGCAAGAATCCCAACTGCCCAGATGTAAAGAGCAGCAGGGCCAAAATAACATCCCAGAACAACACCCTGAAACACAGAGGGTTTCCAGTCACAAGTCAGTTGGTGTTAAATCCTAGATTTAAATGCTCAGTCAAAAGCAGAGTTCTTGGAGCCAGCTGCTCCAACAGACTGATCATGGGCCGAGACAGGAAGGAACGCTGTTCTGTTCCAACGGGACAACTCTTATAGTCTTAAAGGTTCAAGCCTTGAATAGTCTCCATTTATTCAGAAGAAGCAGCTGCATATAACTCAATCAAGGATGTTAAAATCATTCAGAGAAGACCACACTGCCTAGCCTCACTATAAAGCCACTCACCCCCTTGTAGATATCCACTTCCAAGGTTTCATTGTTATTTGGAAAGAGTCCGGCATGAGGGCTGCTGCTGTTTGTGCAGACTTTGTTCTAGAAGAGGACAAGACAGTTTAGGAAGTTTCATTTTTGTAAACAGATTTCAGAGAGCAGAAACCACGGCTGGTAGAGTTTGGGGTAGAGGAGCTGGCCAGATGAAATGCAGTAGCATTAATGTGTTGGGTGCATCTTACAGGCTAGGGTGAGATCAGTGCCTACATTTATGCATGCCAGGGcactgtaaaggggccttagtgtaaatgagaatcaggccctcagtgtaTGCAACACTCAGGCCCACTGTTAACACAGTAGCTATTATTAACCCAGGTGCACAGTGTTttagggtgtctacactgcagctgggaggtgcgaCTGAagtatgtgtagacatacctgatcTAGCTTTGATTAACCaacagtgaagctgtggcagcatgggtTAGCCCTGAGTAGGTACCTGGGCTCCCATGCGGGCagggctagcccatgctgctgcctgcctgccttggctTCGTTGCTATTGTTACTCGAGCAAGGGTACGCCAACATGTGCTGAAATCACACCTCCCAACTGCAGTGTCGATATGCCCATCGTGTATATTACTCCCATAATCCAGAATCTCCACAACACAAGCACACAACCCCCAACAAACCCCACAGACTCACCACTTGTTCATTCGTCTTCCCAAAAAAAGCTTCAGCAAAAACAGAGACGACGAAAACGTTAATGAGGAAGGAGACAAAGAGGGCAACGCAGGACTCTATGAAGAAATACTTATTGGCTTCTTGCACCTCCCTCTTGTCTGCACGATTCACCTGCCTCGACTGGAGGGAAAACATTTAAAGATAGTTATGataaaatatttcagaacctCTAGTCAATGGAATCAGCTGTATCTCCAACAGGTGGTTCCTCTGATTGCTATTGAACTTTGGCCAGAATACATCTATCCTGTCTGACAGCAAATATTAAGAGCTGAGCCCTGCCCCTGACTGGATCCCTTTTTAGGCCTTACAAACAGCAGTAAACACCATGAGACATTAGACACCAGCTAGCCAAGAGCAGCTGCTAATGCAATAATGCTGTGGGGTGCATACAAGAAGCAGGGCTGTGGCTGACCACATTCACACAAGCTAGCCCATCCTGTGGATGGGTACGCAACACCACACGTTTGAGCACGTTGCTCCAGCAGACTGGATTTCCCCATGGTCAACTGCAGCTCCAAATGAAATGTCACTATGCTGGACATGCTTGCCAGCTTACCCTGGCTCCCACAGGCTGCCCAACCTTCTGCTGTAATGTTGGGATGTGCCCCAAGATACAGGAGCTAGTAagttaaggtttcagagtagcagccgtgttagtctgtattcgcaaaaagaaaaggaggacttgtgggaccttagagactaaccaatttatttgagcataagctttcgtgagctacagctcacttcatcggatgcattcagtggaaaatacagtaagttAAGGGGCGGCCTCAGCCTGAGCTCTAAACATatgctgctgcagggagggggaaagagaaaaaagcCTATCTTGTTTGCAGGACAGACTGCTGGCCTTCagctttaaaattaaactggGTTGGTCATCTTGTCCCCAACAGAATTAAATATGGATGAATCCCACAAGGCAGAGAGACTGGGAAACACTGTTCAGATGTCTGAAATATGTTTTCAGGGGTTTGCCAAGTGTTAATCTAGACCCCAGGTTCTGTCACACAAACACATAGTTAACGTGTGTTCAGCCAATGTATTCAATTTACCCTGTTAATTACGTAATAAATACCGTATTTCTTTATCAGGTGCACGTGGCATATTCTAATTCTGAAAACTTACACAGAACAGTCAACATCGGAATCCACTTACTGAACTGATTCCAAAGTATGGAGAGTTCTCCGCAAAGGTTACAGGGACTGCTACTATAgaggggattttcaaaggtgctcagcATTGGCATTCGCTTGTCagaggtaaaactcccactgactttggacTAACTCTGCAgcctttaaaatcaatgggagttttgccactgacttccttgATGACACCCACTCTGAAAAGGGCAGTCACAACAATTCAGACATACCAGGCCTTGCAAGACGCTTTCCTCTCAACCCTCATGATCACATCCTAATAGTCTCATTGTACTCCTGCAGAGTGAACTAGAAAGGAGATGGGACTCAGTCCTCTCTTACCTTGACTAAAGCAGAATGCAGATACATGTTGTGTGGCATGATTACCGCTCCCACGATCCCCACAGCTTGTTCTAGCTGCTGGGTACCGCACTTGTCACAGTAAGGTATAAACATCCCCCTCAGCAGCTTTCCCTGGTCCGGTTTTACTGTAACATACTGCGCACAGATACAAGAGAGCCACTAGTACCTCTGGATTGGCAGAGTTCACACAGTTGCTTAGATGGGCAACTTGGAAGGTCCCAGATTTGCCCCACCTCAAAATTACGGTAATTTGGTAATAGCTTCCACCTTTAAAAAACTTAGATATTGGTTACCCACTAGCACTGAAACAGGAGCGTTGTACACCCCCAGGTAGCTATTTGGAGGCAGATAAACAGCTAACAATCATTGGGAAGGTCTAACCTTCAGTGCCAACCAGATTTGAGCCAGGAAGCAAATAGAGCCCCAGGGCAGTTAAAGTGGGCCCCacctcaaaataaataaataaataaatctaggAGAGCATTAAAGCACGTGCTttagaactggtctaaaattTTCCAATGAAACTGCTTTCCAtggcaatttttgttttttgaaccaGAATTTTTTGGTTTTTGACTAAAACCTCAAAAAGCTGCatgggaaaaacttttttttttttttttggatcagcTCTGATATGCTTATCTTTAAGCCTGGGCTTAAAGCACTTTCCAGAATTGGGGCCACGGGCGAAGGAGACTTCACAAGGGCCTGGCAGAAGGGGACAAAACTCAGAGGAAGAAATGAGATTGTCTGGTTTCTAAAATGTTTGAGAGAAGAGAATGAAGACACAAGTTCAACAGAAagaagggggagagggagtgtCATTCTAATTGCTATGTAAAGCTCGAAGATGTTCAAGTGAGAATTACCTCATATCCAAACGTAAGCGCCATGATGGTAATAAGAAAGCCAAAAAATGCTTCCAGTTTTCGCAAGCCTGTGGAAGAAACATGCCATTAGCAAGTTCTGGAGGACAAGTCTCAGGCATAATGTTGAGGGGGCAGCTGTCAGATTTAATCGGTTACATGTACTTTCATGggacattaaaaataattaaaaggaaaataaaagaatttACCATACTTGTCCAAGAACAGAAACATGAAAGTGTCAGCAATAGTGATGAGCACTCCACCCCACAAAGGGACTCTACAACAGAACAACAAGGGTTAGTTAGAATCGTGCTTTTATAAGCTTTTCTAGCCATGTCAGTCCAAGCTTCCCTATATTCAGGGCAGGGATCATGACCACTTTGTGTGTGCTGTTATCAAACACTTATCTCAAGGTTTTATTTGTAATGTGACAAGCTGCTTGGTGActtaagacaagagacaactcTGTTTTCTACATAAACAGTTCATATAAGAGTTCCACCTTAAACCATGCCTACATTTCTCTGCACAGCGAGCCAAGAGTTTCTGGAGCGAGACATACTTCTCATCTACTGTAGGGCAATGAGCCTGTAGTTTCTGATTAAGTTTCCATTTCTATGCTGCCTGGTGGAAGTGGCTAACTTGCAGGGAACACCCAAGCTAAAACACAGTTGGGCTCTGGACTTCCAGGCTAAGAGTCTACACCAGGGGTCggtaacctttcagaagtggtgtggcaaatcttcatttattcactctaatttaaggaggacttgtggcaccttagagactaacaaatttgagtgtaagctttcgtgagctacaggtcacttcatcggatgcatctgatgaagtgagctgtagctcatgaaagcttatgctcaaattaatgtgttagtctctaaggtgccacaagtcctccttttctttttgcggatacagactaacacggctgctactctgaaacctgtctaatttaaggttttacaTGCCAGTAATATATTAACGTTTTTTAAATGGTCTCtctctataatatataactaaactattgttatatgtaaagtagataaggtttttaaaatgtttaagaagcttcatttaaaattaaattaaaacgcaGATCTTATCATTTTattgtgatccttgcccttgcttttccttgctgagttttccaatgtctggcacgtatttggatagTTTAAgatgcacacaggcttctgagtgatcagttgttaaccagttccaagagggacagaggacagatttaatgtgtgaaaatacctgttcacacaggtatgtggatccaaatgctgaaaacaTTGCAAAAGCAATTTTCTACAAACAGTTAAATTTTACTGGCTGGGACATTCAGCAGGTCAGAacagaggccccatgatctctctcggtagctttAAGTGCACTCTGCAGATCTCCAAAACTGATGCTcgcaattctgagctttttaactgaatgagctgcatttcgaaatcttcaacatccatccactgaaatacagacaaatccaagtcgctttcgttgaacttttcaggtttaattagaaaagaaagcattgggccaaatcgctggaaatcttgaaatctgtcagaaaattctgattccagttcttgcatgtacattccaatCTCATCGACACCGACCGTGCAACATGTTGATAGCTCTTTTATGTGTTGGAAGTAGCGGAAAGTTGAAGTTCAAATATCCTGAGAAAAAActgctagttttacaacaaatgcCTTCCAGGTTTCACAAAGATCCAGAACCATTTGCTCTGCACCCTGGAGACGGAGGTTGAGTTCGTTTAGGTGACTGGTGAGGTCACTTAGAAACATGAGCTTACACAGCCATTTGTCATCATCCAATTTGGGGTAGTTTTGTCCTTCTTCTGACAAAAAGGCCTTGATTGCATCAAAACAGTTTATAAAGCACACCAAAGCCTTGCCATGACTTAGCCACCAAACGTTGCTGTGCAGTGAAATGAATGGACATCtaactttgctttcttaggaGCTGACATTTTGTCATATGTACCCCTCAACTTACAGTGGGGAAAAAGATCGCAACAGACGGCACACACAATGTCAAAAGCAACGTGCTGTTCCACGTGatgtgatagtgatgtaagcagaaAATCAGGagttaaaaatatcccagtacagtggtgctggaacaatttttaaggtgggggtgctgagctgcgccacctcttgcccctgtctgcacccctcactgccccaggctggggccagggggccaCAGCTCAGGGCggctgcagagccccgggccagcggctgggaccccaggatGGCAACAGAGCGCCTGAGACCAGGGCCGACAGCGGGCTGAGCGGAGGCCAGCGGACGGGACCCTGGGTGGCAGGGGCCAGTGGtaggaccccagactggcagcagagcccccaggactggtggccaggacccgggcagtgtgagtgccactcaaAATCATctcgcgtgctgcctttggcacacgtgccataggttgctgacccctgctctacaCCAATTTCCTTCCAGGTTTAGTTCGGATTTAATAGAAGCTCCTCCGGTGTTATGTATAGTAAGGTTCTGGTTTAACATGAGGCCTAAAAGCCAAAGCGAAGCTTATTTACAGTTCTACAATGTGTCACGTCAGCAATGGCTGGTGCCAATTGTGGGCTCAGAAAtacccattttatttaaaaaccttTAATCTCAAACGCTTTTTATGTAATACACAATGCAAAGAGGGAGC is a window encoding:
- the SLC11A2 gene encoding natural resistance-associated macrophage protein 2 isoform X2, which codes for MAPGKERKILYDVSEDHEEVISTIYNSPVPQQSPESNDEPFTTYFDEKIPIPEDEKHSWFSFRKLWAFTGPGFLMSIAYLDPGNIESDLQSGAVAGFKLLWVLLLATVIGLLLQRLAARLGVVTGLHLAEMCNRQYQKVPRIMLWLMIELAIIGSDMQEVIGSAIAINLLSAGKVPLWGGVLITIADTFMFLFLDKYGLRKLEAFFGFLITIMALTFGYEYVTVKPDQGKLLRGMFIPYCDKCGTQQLEQAVGIVGAVIMPHNMYLHSALVKSRQVNRADKREVQEANKYFFIESCVALFVSFLINVFVVSVFAEAFFGKTNEQVNKVCTNSSSPHAGLFPNNNETLEVDIYKGGVVLGCYFGPAALYIWAVGILAAGQSSTMTGTYSGQFVMEGFLNLKWSRFARVILTRSIAITPTLLVAIFQDVEHLTGMNDFLNVLQSLQLPFALIPVLTFTSLHPVMNDFANGLGWKIAGGVLILIVCSINMYFVVVYVSALGHLALYVVAAVVCVAYLCFVAYLSWLCLIALGISFLACGQTYRLGLTTHPEQFLLNNVDADSNVTR
- the SLC11A2 gene encoding natural resistance-associated macrophage protein 2 isoform X1, whose protein sequence is MAPGKERKILYEDVSEDHEEVISTIYNSPVPQQSPESNDEPFTTYFDEKIPIPEDEKHSWFSFRKLWAFTGPGFLMSIAYLDPGNIESDLQSGAVAGFKLLWVLLLATVIGLLLQRLAARLGVVTGLHLAEMCNRQYQKVPRIMLWLMIELAIIGSDMQEVIGSAIAINLLSAGKVPLWGGVLITIADTFMFLFLDKYGLRKLEAFFGFLITIMALTFGYEYVTVKPDQGKLLRGMFIPYCDKCGTQQLEQAVGIVGAVIMPHNMYLHSALVKSRQVNRADKREVQEANKYFFIESCVALFVSFLINVFVVSVFAEAFFGKTNEQVNKVCTNSSSPHAGLFPNNNETLEVDIYKGGVVLGCYFGPAALYIWAVGILAAGQSSTMTGTYSGQFVMEGFLNLKWSRFARVILTRSIAITPTLLVAIFQDVEHLTGMNDFLNVLQSLQLPFALIPVLTFTSLHPVMNDFANGLGWKIAGGVLILIVCSINMYFVVVYVSALGHLALYVVAAVVCVAYLCFVAYLSWLCLIALGISFLACGQTYRLGLTTHPEQFLLNNVDADSNVTR